The window AATTAAGCGTTGAACATGCTATTAACGCAACTATAGGTCAATTTGGAGAAATTGATGTGGTAATAAATAATGCTGGCTATGGTATTGGTGGAAGTATTGAGGAACTTACGGATGAGGAAACTAGAAATAGTTTCGATATAAATGTTTTTGGAACATTAAATGTAATTAGGAAAGTTAGTCTGCAGTTAAGAAAACAAGGTTTTGGACATATCATTAATATTGCCTCGATTGCCGGAATTGTAGGCGCCACAGGTTGGTCGATTTATGCTGCTACAAAAGCAGCAGTTATTGCGCTTTCAGAAGTACTTGCCGAAGATGTAAAAGCTTTTGGAATTAAAGTTACGGTTGTTGCTCCAGGTGCATTCAGAACAAACTTTCTTACACCAGAATCACTGGTATTGGCTAAAAATCCAATTGATGCTTATGAAGATGTTCGAAGTGTACATGCCCGATATCTTAAAATGGATGGTGCACAAGCTGGCGATCCGGAAAAAGCGGCAGCAGCAATGATTGCGCTAGCGAGTATGCCAAACCCTCCCGTTCATTTATTGTTAGGAAACGATGCTTTACAAAGGGCAACAGCAAAAAATGAGGCTTTGACAAAAGAATATCAAGACTGGAAAGCAATTACAATTTCAACAGATTTTGATTAATTAATACGGTTACCATTTAAGAAATTGATGGAATATAAGTGTACATGTCTTATAAGGTAAAATCATTTACAGGAACAAAAATACAAACACATGGAAAATAAAAAAGTATGGTTCATAACAGGTGCCTCGAAAGGCCTGGGACTCACATTAGTTAAAAAATTATTAAACAATGGCTATAACGTTGCTGCAACATCAAGAAACCTAAGCGATTTAGAAAATGCAGTTGGAGAATTTGAAAGCTTCCTACCGCTATCAGTTGATTTATTGAGTGAAGAAAGCGTAGAAAATGCGGTCAGCCAGACTATTACAAAATTCGGTCAGCTAGATTTCGTTGTAAACAATGCAGGTTATGGAATGATTGGCGCTTTGGAAGAATTGAGTGATAAAGAATCTCGTGAAAACTTTGATGTTAACGTTTTCGGTTCCCTAAATGTGATTAGAAAAGCACTGCCTCAAATGAGGAAGCAGCAATCCGGTCATATTTTTAATATTTCATCGATCGGTGGATTCTCTGGCAATTTCCCTGGCTTCGGAATATATTGTGCTACAAAATTTGCAGTTGCAGGTTTTACAGAATCGTTAGCGGCCGAAGTAAAATCATTCGGAATTAAGGCAACAGTTGTTGAACCGGGTTATTTCAGAACTGAGTTTTTAACTTCTGGTTCACTAGTTGTTCCTAAAAACCCAATTGATGCTTATAAGGAAGTAAGAGAATCTCAAGCTGCACATCAAAACGACATTAACAACCAACAACCGGGCGATCCTGCAAAAGGAGTTGCGGTAATTATTGCAGCAGCAGAAAGTGAAAATGCACCTTTGCATTTATTTTTAGGTCCTGATGCTTACCAAGTAGCAAACTTAAAAATCGTTGACGTGCAGAAAGATATGGAAGATTGGAAGGAGTTGGCAACAGCAACTAACTTTGATAGCATCTAAGTTTTCCGTTATTGCAAGGCACAAAACAATCCAAATGCGTTCGCTACAAAGCCATCGTTAAAAGATTGCTTCGTGCCTCGCAATGACGAAATAGATATTCCGATACGCTATTTTAGATTTAACAAAGTATTTTTTAAATCCACTTCAGTAAATTGCTTTTCATAAAAGCGCCTTACTTTTTTATTAACGAACAAAGTTGCAGGTATAGCTCCAGACCAATTTTTATTAATTCGCTCAACAGCTTGCTGCTGATTTGATTCGTTTAGGAGAAAAACCTCCGCTTTGATTACATTTTTTTGAACAAATGGAATGACATCTTTTTGCAGCTTCGACTTAAAATCTAGGCTTATCAAAAGGACTTTAACCGACTTGTTTAGATTGGCCAAACGAAGCTTTTCGAAATTAGGTAATTCTGCTACGCAAGGCGAACACCAAGTTGCCCAAAAATTAATTACATAAGTCGTATCTCTTCCGTTTGCGATGCGTTTATCTAAATCATTAAGCGTAAGCAATTTTACTTGTGCGCTAGTTGTATAAGTAACTAATGATAAGAAGATAATGAAAAATATACGCATGGTTTTAAAACGGAGATTAATTCACATTAGTTTGGAATTTACCATGTGAGACATATAAGAATATATTAGCATCAATGTACTTATATGTCATATGTGGTTAACACTATTAGATATTGGATTAATTCTGTTTAATTCACCGAACCAGATTTTACCAGCACTTTTTGATAAGCGGGTAAATTCAAATCATCAACGATAACACCTCGATTGGTACTTGCATGTACAAAAAATCCGTTATTGAGATAAACTCCAACATGATCCACATCATTTCCACCGAAAGAAAAGAAAACTAGATCACCTTCCTTTAAATTATCAATGCTTTTTTTATTTACAGCCTTTGCTTGATCCCGAGAGATTCTGGGTAAGGTAATCCCATAAATTTCCCTTTCTAGTAAAAAGGCAAATCCCGAACAGTCTATTCCATTTTTATCCAAACCACCAAAACGATATCTAACACCCGTCCAATCGGTTATGAAACGGTAGAGCTGTTTACTTTTCAGATTTGACATCGCATCAGCAGCTTTTGCAGCCTTAGTATCACTTTTAACGATATACTTCCGGCTTCCGCAAGAAGATAAAATGAGCACACAAATTAAGATTATCCAATAAGCGTATTGTGGTTTCCTTTTTATCATAATATCTTTTGTTTGCCACAGATCACAGATGCATCTTTTACGTTTGAAACATTCAAAATTAATATTGTAGCTAATCTAATTTTTAATTAACCGTTGTATTTCATCCAATTTTAGCAAAGCTTCAACTGGAGTTAAAGCATTCACATCTAAATTGTTCAGATTATCCCTAATCTTTACCAATACTGGATCATCAATCGCAAACATTTGTAATTGATACGCCTGGTTTTGTACTTTCTTTATACTGTCTTTTATACTTTGTCCTTCTGTCCTATCAATTTCAAGTTTCTTTAAAATCTCATTAGCACGGCTAATTAATTTTGGAGGCATCCCGGCCATCTTTGCCACATGGATACCAAAACTATGCTCGCTTCCGCCGGGAACTAATTTTCTTAAAAAGATAACTTTATTCGTCATCTCCTTAACGGCAACATTAAAGTTTTTAATACGAGGCATGGTATTCGCCAATTCATT is drawn from Pedobacter mucosus and contains these coding sequences:
- a CDS encoding SDR family NAD(P)-dependent oxidoreductase, which translates into the protein MGVKKVWFITGASKGLGLSLVNQLLKAGHSVAATSRSEVELISAVNTNSEKFLPLVVDLSDELSVEHAINATIGQFGEIDVVINNAGYGIGGSIEELTDEETRNSFDINVFGTLNVIRKVSLQLRKQGFGHIINIASIAGIVGATGWSIYAATKAAVIALSEVLAEDVKAFGIKVTVVAPGAFRTNFLTPESLVLAKNPIDAYEDVRSVHARYLKMDGAQAGDPEKAAAAMIALASMPNPPVHLLLGNDALQRATAKNEALTKEYQDWKAITISTDFD
- a CDS encoding TlpA disulfide reductase family protein; this translates as MRIFFIIFLSLVTYTTSAQVKLLTLNDLDKRIANGRDTTYVINFWATWCSPCVAELPNFEKLRLANLNKSVKVLLISLDFKSKLQKDVIPFVQKNVIKAEVFLLNESNQQQAVERINKNWSGAIPATLFVNKKVRRFYEKQFTEVDLKNTLLNLK
- a CDS encoding SDR family oxidoreductase; this translates as MENKKVWFITGASKGLGLTLVKKLLNNGYNVAATSRNLSDLENAVGEFESFLPLSVDLLSEESVENAVSQTITKFGQLDFVVNNAGYGMIGALEELSDKESRENFDVNVFGSLNVIRKALPQMRKQQSGHIFNISSIGGFSGNFPGFGIYCATKFAVAGFTESLAAEVKSFGIKATVVEPGYFRTEFLTSGSLVVPKNPIDAYKEVRESQAAHQNDINNQQPGDPAKGVAVIIAAAESENAPLHLFLGPDAYQVANLKIVDVQKDMEDWKELATATNFDSI
- a CDS encoding C40 family peptidase produces the protein MIKRKPQYAYWIILICVLILSSCGSRKYIVKSDTKAAKAADAMSNLKSKQLYRFITDWTGVRYRFGGLDKNGIDCSGFAFLLEREIYGITLPRISRDQAKAVNKKSIDNLKEGDLVFFSFGGNDVDHVGVYLNNGFFVHASTNRGVIVDDLNLPAYQKVLVKSGSVN